From a region of the Pontixanthobacter gangjinensis genome:
- a CDS encoding amidohydrolase family protein, which produces MKRTLIFAAAASALAFAASASAQNFVIVNGTVATGDGSDPIEGGMVEVKDGKIAYVGPERAFETTTVYDVAGKWVTPGIFAAATDIGLADVGGVSESNDSSANGSPYNAALDISTAINPSSQHIAVSRAGGVTRATVTGSPGRSIFAGQGATIDLGADGQPITVAKSFQLVALGEAGARLAGGSRVASQAELRNALREAAAFAAGTWEGGEAILTRADAEALVAVTSGKQKLYVHVERAQDIRGALGLKREFPKLDMVLLSVSEGWLVADEIAASGVPVIADPLDDLPSSFEQLAATQSNVGRMFAAGVKVAIGGIDTFNQPRNLTQYAGNLVALQKVPRASGLSWGQAFAAITSVPAEISGMGGKAGVLTAGAFGDVVIWDGDPLELSSEPVTVYIDGVEQPLDNHQTRLRDRYRDLNESDLPKAYDW; this is translated from the coding sequence ATGAAGCGCACCTTGATTTTCGCGGCCGCCGCATCGGCCCTCGCATTCGCAGCCTCTGCCTCCGCTCAAAACTTCGTCATAGTGAACGGAACTGTCGCCACGGGCGATGGCAGCGACCCTATCGAAGGCGGAATGGTCGAGGTTAAAGACGGCAAGATTGCCTATGTCGGTCCGGAGCGAGCATTCGAAACAACCACCGTTTATGACGTTGCTGGCAAGTGGGTAACACCCGGCATTTTCGCTGCGGCAACCGATATCGGCCTCGCGGACGTTGGCGGAGTTAGCGAAAGCAATGATAGTAGCGCTAACGGTTCGCCTTACAATGCCGCGCTCGATATCAGCACAGCAATCAATCCGTCATCGCAACATATCGCGGTTAGCCGCGCTGGCGGTGTCACGCGGGCGACGGTAACAGGATCCCCGGGCAGGTCTATATTTGCCGGTCAAGGCGCGACGATTGATCTGGGCGCAGACGGCCAGCCAATCACCGTCGCAAAGTCATTCCAATTGGTCGCTCTGGGCGAAGCCGGGGCGCGGCTTGCAGGCGGAAGCCGAGTGGCCAGTCAGGCCGAATTGCGCAATGCGCTGCGCGAGGCAGCGGCCTTTGCTGCTGGCACTTGGGAAGGTGGGGAAGCGATACTCACCCGCGCCGATGCAGAGGCACTGGTGGCTGTTACTTCGGGCAAGCAGAAGCTTTATGTACATGTCGAACGTGCGCAGGATATTCGCGGCGCGCTTGGATTAAAGCGTGAATTTCCCAAGCTCGATATGGTACTCCTTAGCGTCAGCGAAGGCTGGCTGGTGGCGGATGAAATCGCCGCCTCTGGCGTACCGGTAATTGCCGATCCACTCGACGATCTACCTTCCAGCTTCGAACAGCTAGCGGCAACGCAAAGCAATGTAGGCCGGATGTTTGCAGCTGGAGTGAAAGTGGCAATTGGCGGAATAGATACGTTCAACCAGCCGCGCAATCTGACCCAATACGCAGGCAATCTGGTGGCCTTGCAAAAGGTACCCCGGGCGAGTGGCCTAAGCTGGGGGCAAGCCTTTGCTGCGATTACCTCGGTTCCTGCGGAAATCAGCGGGATGGGCGGCAAGGCGGGCGTTCTTACAGCTGGTGCGTTCGGCGATGTAGTGATCTGGGATGGCGATCCACTAGAATTGTCGTCCGAGCCAGTGACGGTCTATATTGACGGTGTTGAACAACCATTGGACAACCACCAGACCCGCCTGCGTGACAGATATCGGGACCTAAATGAGAGCGACCTGCCCAAGGCCTATGACTGGTAA
- a CDS encoding amidohydrolase, with protein MRYRAFAILGGAVALAACSATSDGKPASASDASAAKADAPYPSTYSAYPGAPTALIGATIYDGAGGQIDGGVVLFSDGKITEIGDANLAIPEGYSRIDGTGKFVTPGIIDIHSHLGNYPSPSVQAHSDGNEATSPTTPEVWAEHSVWPQDPGFSRAMANGGITSLQILPGSANLMGGRTATLKNVPSRTVQGMKFPGAPYGMKMACGENPKRVYGGRGRMPSTRMGNFAVNRQTWLDAKVYADGDRKKRDLAKETLAGVLDGDILIHNHCYRADEMALVMDMAKEFGYKVSAFHHAVESYKIGDLLKENEVCSAIWADWYGFKMESYDGIPENAALLQKAGACVVIHSDDDNGIQRLNQEAAKAQAAGARMGINIPDAEVISWLTLNAAKAMGIDAMTGSLTAGKMADVVLWNGDPLSVYSRPEKVWVDGALLFDSGDPKRRPVSDFELGQPGEGDVK; from the coding sequence ATGCGCTACCGTGCCTTTGCCATTTTGGGGGGCGCGGTGGCGCTCGCTGCTTGTTCCGCCACTAGCGATGGCAAACCCGCCAGTGCTTCTGATGCCTCGGCGGCGAAGGCAGATGCACCGTATCCATCGACTTACTCAGCCTATCCCGGGGCGCCCACTGCACTGATCGGCGCGACTATCTATGATGGTGCAGGCGGGCAGATCGATGGCGGTGTGGTGCTGTTTTCAGATGGCAAGATTACCGAAATCGGCGATGCCAATCTGGCAATACCCGAAGGCTACAGCCGGATCGACGGAACTGGAAAATTCGTCACTCCAGGCATCATCGACATCCACAGCCACCTTGGCAATTACCCAAGCCCCTCGGTTCAGGCGCATTCCGATGGCAACGAAGCGACCAGTCCGACCACCCCCGAGGTTTGGGCCGAACATTCGGTCTGGCCGCAGGATCCCGGCTTCAGCCGGGCGATGGCCAATGGCGGTATAACTTCGCTGCAAATTCTGCCTGGGTCTGCCAATTTGATGGGCGGACGCACGGCAACGCTAAAGAATGTGCCAAGCCGCACTGTCCAGGGCATGAAATTTCCTGGCGCACCTTACGGCATGAAAATGGCCTGCGGTGAAAACCCCAAGCGGGTCTATGGAGGCCGCGGCCGGATGCCCTCCACGCGGATGGGCAATTTCGCGGTAAACCGCCAAACCTGGCTCGATGCCAAAGTCTATGCTGATGGCGACCGCAAGAAGCGCGATCTGGCCAAGGAAACGCTCGCTGGTGTTCTCGATGGCGATATCCTGATCCACAACCATTGCTACCGCGCTGACGAGATGGCGCTGGTGATGGATATGGCCAAGGAATTTGGTTACAAAGTGAGCGCTTTCCACCACGCAGTCGAAAGCTACAAAATCGGTGATCTGCTCAAGGAAAACGAAGTCTGCTCGGCAATCTGGGCCGATTGGTATGGCTTTAAAATGGAAAGCTATGACGGCATTCCTGAAAACGCAGCGCTGCTTCAAAAGGCGGGCGCCTGCGTTGTCATTCATTCCGACGATGATAACGGCATCCAGCGTCTCAATCAGGAAGCCGCCAAGGCCCAGGCCGCCGGTGCGCGGATGGGAATCAACATTCCCGATGCCGAAGTTATTTCATGGCTGACGCTGAACGCCGCAAAGGCGATGGGCATCGACGCAATGACCGGCAGCCTGACCGCCGGAAAGATGGCCGATGTCGTGCTATGGAACGGCGACCCGCTGAGCGTATATTCGCGGCCCGAGAAGGTCTGGGTTGATGGCGCACTGCTGTTCGATTCGGGCGACCCGAAGCGTAGGCCCGTTAGCGATTTCGAGCTTGGTCAGCCCGGTGAAGGAGATGTGAAATGA
- a CDS encoding peptide MFS transporter, producing the protein MATKYAENGDAAGTILGHPKGLFVLFFAEMWERFSYYGMRALLIFYLTKHWLFSDEESGIIYGAYTALVYITPVVGGYLADRYLGQRKAVVFGAVLLTLGHFFMAFEGAPRAGNTDNPIIYVFWLALALIIVGSGFLKANISVIVGQLYPRTDVRRDGAYTIFYMGINLGAALGSLLCGYIGETYGWGYGFGLAGIGMLAGLLVFVWGKPLLLGRGEPSQPLAKSTEWSMYGIGLLLVALCWVLVQYQSVVGGLLGTFGALLVCYVLYIATFRLAYGSYKESPSVPVNLFIVGAAVTVAGMLLVSTVSADYQIIPIVGLALMIAIMAQQMITKAFEDRDRIFAAMFLIVTSIIFWALFEQAGSSLNLFTDRHVDRGGVPASVFQSINAIYIILLAPVFATLWTVMGRKGIEPSTPLKFGLAVIQVGLGFLVLVWGAQSVGLDVPVPVVFIFLIYLLHTTGELCLSPVGLSAMNRLAPAHLASLIMGVWFFASATGNFAAGLIAAATGAEGVGDASGKAVVLDVYSTVGWAAIGVGVVVMVISPLIKKLMHIDTLQDDNVGDDLEGAAAAGLEAQEGGVHPSTKA; encoded by the coding sequence ATGGCAACGAAATATGCCGAAAACGGGGATGCTGCAGGCACAATCTTAGGGCACCCCAAGGGGCTGTTTGTCCTATTCTTCGCCGAAATGTGGGAGCGGTTCTCATATTACGGGATGCGCGCTCTTCTGATTTTCTACCTCACCAAACATTGGCTTTTTTCAGACGAAGAGTCAGGCATCATTTATGGTGCCTATACCGCGCTCGTGTATATCACCCCGGTTGTCGGCGGCTATTTGGCTGACCGTTACTTGGGGCAAAGGAAAGCGGTCGTATTCGGTGCCGTCCTCCTCACGTTAGGCCACTTCTTCATGGCCTTTGAAGGAGCGCCCCGAGCAGGTAACACCGACAACCCGATAATTTACGTCTTCTGGCTAGCGCTTGCACTAATCATTGTTGGTTCGGGTTTCCTCAAAGCAAACATTTCGGTCATCGTTGGGCAACTCTATCCACGCACTGACGTCCGACGCGATGGCGCATACACAATTTTCTACATGGGAATTAACTTGGGCGCCGCATTGGGTTCGCTACTGTGCGGCTATATTGGCGAAACTTACGGATGGGGCTACGGCTTTGGCTTAGCCGGTATCGGTATGCTCGCAGGGCTTCTCGTATTCGTATGGGGCAAGCCGCTCTTGCTGGGACGCGGTGAGCCTTCTCAGCCACTCGCCAAAAGCACCGAATGGAGCATGTATGGCATCGGGCTGTTGCTTGTTGCCCTGTGCTGGGTGCTGGTCCAATATCAATCAGTTGTTGGCGGTCTTCTCGGCACATTCGGCGCGCTCTTGGTTTGCTATGTTCTCTACATCGCAACATTCCGTCTTGCTTACGGATCCTACAAAGAATCCCCGTCAGTACCTGTGAACTTATTCATTGTTGGAGCGGCCGTTACGGTCGCGGGGATGCTTCTGGTTTCAACAGTAAGTGCTGACTATCAAATTATTCCAATCGTTGGTTTAGCGCTGATGATTGCAATTATGGCTCAGCAGATGATCACCAAAGCTTTCGAGGATCGTGATCGTATCTTCGCTGCAATGTTCTTGATCGTCACGTCAATTATCTTTTGGGCCCTGTTCGAACAGGCCGGCTCGTCACTTAACCTGTTCACCGATCGCCACGTTGATCGGGGTGGGGTGCCAGCTTCGGTCTTCCAATCGATCAACGCGATCTACATCATCCTGCTCGCTCCGGTTTTCGCGACGCTGTGGACCGTGATGGGCCGCAAAGGAATTGAACCCTCCACACCATTGAAATTCGGCCTAGCTGTCATTCAAGTAGGCCTGGGTTTCCTTGTCCTTGTGTGGGGTGCACAGTCGGTCGGTCTCGATGTTCCAGTGCCGGTTGTGTTCATTTTCCTGATTTACTTGCTTCATACGACCGGCGAGCTTTGCCTCAGCCCAGTTGGACTCTCGGCAATGAACCGCCTTGCGCCCGCTCACTTGGCTTCGCTGATCATGGGTGTCTGGTTCTTCGCATCGGCGACAGGTAATTTTGCAGCGGGATTGATTGCTGCGGCAACGGGCGCTGAAGGTGTTGGCGATGCCTCTGGAAAAGCAGTCGTGCTCGATGTTTACTCAACCGTGGGTTGGGCCGCAATCGGCGTTGGAGTCGTGGTGATGGTCATTAGCCCGCTCATCAAGAAGCTGATGCATATCGATACGCTGCAAGACGACAATGTCGGCGACGATCTCGAAGGCGCGGCTGCTGCCGGGCTTGAGGCGCAAGAGGGTGGCGTTCACCCATCGACAAAAGCATAA